AGAATAAGTCGCATCTGGAAGAGCTAAAGAACCGCTTCAAAAATGGTAGTATGGTTAGCCCACAAATTGCTGTTGTAATGGCTCGCCTTCATTTCAGGGAAATGATGGACTTTTTCCCAGCTATATAAATGGCGGGCATGGGCCGGAGTCTTCTACCCAGATAGGGGCGGCACTAGTACTCTTGCAATCGATGTTCGTGCGTGAATTCACGTTTCCAAAATCACAGCTGAACATTGAGCGTTTCTGCTTAGGGCTGTCGGTTGCACAGCATCATTCTGGGTTTTGGCTTAAGCACAGAGGCAGTGCCCGGGGTTAGCCCTAACAAAGCGCTGCAAGGCGACGTCTTACTTTGTGCATTTTATGCGCAGTTGCTTTGCTCCTATTTTCGCGCATAAAGCGCCCAAAGTAAGCCGCCTCTGAGCGCGGCGTTCAGGCTGTAGAAAAACTCTTAAAAGGTAGCTTTTTTGTTAAAATGGAGGTCTTGATGTCGAGATTATCCATATGCCCAATTTCAAACGTTACGATTACAACCAAGATGCAATGGTAATCATCAATTTCGAAGAGCAACTACAACCTGAAACCTTTGAGTTTACACTTCATCATCTGATTGATGACCATATCGACCTCTCTGTCTTCCATAAAAAATATCAAAATGATAGCGGCGGGCGAACCGCTTATGATCCAGCTATCCTCCTGAAAATCATATTGTTTGCTTACTCAAAAGGCATTACCTCAAGCCGTGAAATTCAATGGCAATGTGAGAACAATATCCTCTTCAAAGCACTGTCATGCGATACCGTTCCACATTTTACTAGTATTGCGAGTTTCGTAAGCAGTTATCCTGATGCGATTGAGTCGGTGTTTGAGCAAGTGTTACTGGTCTGCGATCAGCAGGGGCTGCTTGGCAACGAACTTTTCGCAATAGATGGATGCAAGATGCCATCCAATGCCAGCAAAGAACATTCGGGAACTTTTAAAGAACTAGAACAGAAGCAGGAAAAAATTCTCAAGAAGATCAAATATTGTCTCAAAGAGCACAAGAGGCTTGATGGCAGGAAGCCTAATGAAAAAGAGCGAAAACAAGCGGTAGCTAAAGCGGCGGATACTCTTCAGAAACACTTTGATAAAATTGATCAGTTCTTAAAGAATCACTCCCCCAGGATGGGACAAGGTAAAAACCCTAAAGAAGTAAAAAGTAATATCACAGACAATGAGTCAGCCAAGATGACTACCAGCAAGGGAACCATCCAGGGCTATAACGGCGTTGCCGCAGTTGATAGGAAGCATCAGATAGTTGTTGAAGCACAGGCCTTTGGTGAGGGGCAAGAACATCATACATTGAAGCCTATTCTCGATGGCATCAGTTGCCATTATCAGCATATAGGAATAGATGAAGACATCTTGGCCAAACAGGTCATCATTACTGCTGATACTGGGTTCTCCA
This DNA window, taken from Microbulbifer sp. MKSA007, encodes the following:
- a CDS encoding IS1182 family transposase, with amino-acid sequence MPNFKRYDYNQDAMVIINFEEQLQPETFEFTLHHLIDDHIDLSVFHKKYQNDSGGRTAYDPAILLKIILFAYSKGITSSREIQWQCENNILFKALSCDTVPHFTSIASFVSSYPDAIESVFEQVLLVCDQQGLLGNELFAIDGCKMPSNASKEHSGTFKELEQKQEKILKKIKYCLKEHKRLDGRKPNEKERKQAVAKAADTLQKHFDKIDQFLKNHSPRMGQGKNPKEVKSNITDNESAKMTTSKGTIQGYNGVAAVDRKHQIVVEAQAFGEGQEHHTLKPILDGISCHYQHIGIDEDILAKQVIITADTGFSNDANYSYLRESGINAYIPDNKFRSRDKAFAKQKAKYGKRKQKGRANVQQTFPASEFTFNKKKKTCICPAGKSMLLLKEEHVSEGKKKLLFEGRLTDCRECSLKNQCMRNPESASSRKGHGRQVSLTWTNGRTATDWMKKRVDSIEGKTIYGHRMSVVEPVFGNIGTNKRLNRFSLRGKSKVQGQWQMFCLVHNIEKLMRYGSIH